One genomic region from Pseudomonas hormoni encodes:
- a CDS encoding metal ABC transporter substrate-binding protein, with protein sequence MSFSLRQLTLAVALCGLVNTSFAADSAKPLHVLASLPITYGLGEVLLKGTNVNLERAAPANLPGSRQTAYFTGRGAPALAKLATDADAVIGLRSLWADDPLYPISRRSNIRIIEVDAARPVDGALPGIAVQPGNKVDGLNSQPWFSSNNMGRMADVMAADLVRLAPEAKPKIEANLAALKQRLLKFSADSEARMASADNLSVMSLSDHFGYLIGGLNLELIGLDARPDAEWTPEALKQLGATLKDNDVSVVLHHRQPSEAVKAVISEAGSRLVVLSVDAEDPVGELEGNVDLVIKGLSGA encoded by the coding sequence ATGTCATTTTCTCTGCGTCAACTGACTCTGGCCGTCGCCCTGTGCGGGCTGGTTAACACCTCGTTTGCGGCGGACAGCGCCAAACCGCTGCACGTGCTGGCGTCCCTGCCGATCACTTACGGGCTGGGCGAAGTGTTGCTCAAGGGCACTAACGTCAACCTTGAACGTGCGGCACCGGCGAACCTGCCCGGCAGCCGTCAGACCGCTTACTTCACCGGGCGTGGCGCGCCGGCGCTGGCGAAACTGGCGACGGATGCCGATGCGGTGATTGGTCTGCGCTCGCTGTGGGCGGATGATCCGCTGTACCCGATCTCCCGGCGCAGCAACATTCGTATTATCGAAGTCGATGCCGCGCGCCCGGTGGACGGCGCCCTGCCCGGCATCGCTGTGCAACCGGGCAACAAGGTAGATGGCTTGAACAGTCAGCCGTGGTTTTCCAGCAACAACATGGGGCGCATGGCGGATGTGATGGCGGCGGACCTGGTGCGCCTGGCGCCCGAGGCCAAGCCGAAAATCGAGGCGAACCTGGCGGCGCTCAAGCAGCGCTTGCTCAAGTTCAGTGCCGACAGCGAAGCGCGTATGGCCAGTGCCGATAACCTGAGTGTGATGAGCTTGAGCGATCACTTTGGCTATCTGATTGGCGGGCTCAATCTGGAGCTGATTGGGCTCGATGCGCGGCCGGATGCCGAGTGGACGCCCGAAGCGCTGAAGCAATTGGGTGCGACGCTGAAGGACAATGATGTGTCGGTGGTGTTGCATCATCGGCAGCCTTCGGAGGCGGTGAAAGCGGTGATTAGTGAGGCCGGTAGCCGGTTGGTGGTGTTGAGTGTGGATGCGGAGGATCCGGTGGGTGAGCTGGAGGGGAATGTGGATTTGGTGATTAAGGGGTTGAGTGGCGCCTGA
- a CDS encoding aspartate aminotransferase family protein, which yields MSVATSLMEDQSARITPAPAETLYQFNESPLLARQSQQESNARSYPRRIPLALKRAKGIYVEDVEGRSFIDCLAGAGTLALGHNHPVVIEAIQQVLTDELPLHTLDLTTPVKDQFVQDLFGLLPPALAAEAKIQFCGPTGTDAVEAALKLVRTATGRSTVLSFQGGYHGMSQGALSLMGSLGPKKPLGALLSSGVQFMPYPYDYRCPFGLGGAQGVQVNLNYLDNLLNDPEAGVQLPAAVIVEVVQGEGGVIPADLDWLRGVRRITEKAGVALIVDEIQSGFARTGKMFAFEHAGIIPDVVVMSKAIGGSLPLAVVVYRDWLDTWLPGAHAGTFRGNQMAMAAGSAVMRYLVEHKVCAHAAAMGKRLSEHLRILQRDFPQLGDIRGRGLMLGVELVDPTGAPDGQGHPPIFARLAPLVQRECLKRGLILELGGRHGGVVRFLPPLVITAAEIDRVAEIFGRAMAAATAGL from the coding sequence ATGTCAGTCGCTACCAGCCTTATGGAAGATCAGTCGGCCCGGATCACTCCGGCGCCGGCCGAGACGCTGTATCAGTTCAACGAATCGCCATTGCTGGCACGCCAGAGTCAGCAGGAATCGAATGCCCGCAGCTACCCGCGACGCATTCCCCTGGCCCTGAAGCGTGCCAAGGGCATTTATGTCGAAGACGTTGAAGGCCGCAGTTTCATTGACTGCCTGGCCGGCGCCGGGACGTTGGCCCTGGGGCATAACCATCCGGTGGTGATCGAAGCGATCCAGCAAGTGCTGACCGATGAACTGCCGCTGCATACCCTCGACCTGACCACACCGGTCAAGGACCAGTTCGTCCAGGACCTGTTCGGTCTGCTACCGCCGGCGCTCGCCGCTGAAGCAAAGATCCAGTTTTGCGGCCCGACCGGCACCGACGCGGTGGAAGCTGCGCTGAAACTGGTGCGCACCGCCACCGGGCGTAGCACCGTGCTGTCATTCCAGGGCGGTTATCACGGCATGAGCCAGGGCGCGCTGAGCCTGATGGGTAGCCTGGGGCCGAAAAAACCCTTGGGCGCGTTGCTCAGCAGTGGCGTGCAGTTCATGCCGTATCCCTACGATTATCGTTGCCCGTTCGGCCTCGGCGGCGCTCAAGGCGTGCAGGTCAATCTCAACTATCTCGATAATTTGCTCAACGATCCCGAGGCCGGCGTGCAATTGCCAGCCGCCGTGATTGTGGAAGTGGTTCAGGGTGAGGGCGGGGTGATCCCGGCTGACCTTGACTGGTTGCGCGGCGTGCGGCGCATCACCGAGAAGGCGGGCGTGGCGCTGATCGTCGACGAAATCCAGAGCGGTTTTGCCCGCACCGGCAAGATGTTCGCCTTCGAGCACGCCGGGATCATTCCGGATGTGGTGGTGATGTCCAAGGCCATCGGCGGCAGCCTGCCACTGGCGGTGGTGGTGTATCGCGACTGGCTCGACACCTGGCTGCCGGGCGCCCATGCCGGGACGTTCCGCGGCAATCAAATGGCGATGGCTGCGGGCTCCGCAGTGATGCGTTATCTGGTCGAGCACAAGGTCTGCGCACACGCTGCCGCCATGGGCAAACGCTTGAGTGAACACCTGCGTATTCTTCAACGAGACTTCCCGCAACTGGGCGATATTCGCGGTCGCGGCCTGATGCTCGGCGTCGAACTGGTCGACCCGACGGGCGCGCCGGATGGTCAGGGTCATCCGCCGATTTTTGCTCGTCTGGCGCCGCTGGTGCAGCGTGAATGCCTCAAGCGTGGGCTGATTCTTGAGCTGGGCGGCCGTCATGGCGGTGTGGTGCGTTTCCTGCCGCCCCTGGTGATTACCGCCGCGGAAATCGATCGGGTCGCGGAGATTTTCGGCCGGGCCATGGCCGCTGCCACCGCCGGCCTCTAA
- a CDS encoding MbtH family protein gives MTSVFDREDILFQVVVNHEEQYSIWPDYKAVPEGWRTVGKSGLKKECLAYIEETWTDMRPLSLRRKMEEQAAVAH, from the coding sequence ATGACGTCAGTATTCGACCGCGAGGACATCCTCTTTCAGGTCGTGGTCAACCACGAAGAGCAGTACTCGATCTGGCCCGACTACAAAGCCGTGCCGGAAGGCTGGCGCACCGTGGGCAAGAGCGGGCTGAAAAAGGAATGCCTGGCTTACATCGAAGAAACCTGGACGGACATGCGTCCGTTGAGCTTGCGCAGGAAGATGGAAGAGCAGGCGGCTGTGGCTCACTAA
- a CDS encoding GNAT family N-acetyltransferase, translated as MDAPLHICKATPADAGIISRIVDCSIRVGCALDHRNDPRTVATWTHSKTTEHIKSWLTDQRLYLNVALLQDKPVGVAMAAVSGKVAFCYVQPEWFRRGAGQALVHDLESWLMDKGLARARLNSTRTSEAFYRHLGYQPCAETFTVAGLHAIPMHKALTPPSQKADQGSKSSAR; from the coding sequence ATGGATGCCCCCCTACATATTTGCAAGGCAACCCCCGCCGACGCCGGCATCATCAGCCGGATCGTCGATTGTTCGATCCGCGTCGGCTGTGCGCTCGATCATCGCAACGACCCGCGAACCGTCGCCACCTGGACTCACAGCAAAACTACTGAACACATTAAATCGTGGCTGACCGATCAACGGTTGTACCTGAATGTCGCCCTGTTGCAGGACAAACCGGTCGGCGTAGCGATGGCGGCGGTCAGTGGCAAGGTCGCGTTCTGTTACGTACAGCCGGAGTGGTTTCGACGCGGTGCAGGACAGGCGCTGGTACACGATCTCGAAAGCTGGTTGATGGACAAAGGCTTGGCCAGGGCCCGACTCAACAGCACCCGAACCAGTGAAGCCTTTTACCGTCATCTGGGTTATCAGCCCTGCGCCGAAACCTTCACCGTCGCCGGACTCCACGCCATCCCCATGCACAAGGCGCTGACGCCACCTTCACAGAAAGCTGATCAAGGGTCTAAATCCTCGGCGCGCTGA
- a CDS encoding metal ABC transporter ATP-binding protein gives MTAKETIGSTNPESPVGASLLAKASSQPTSSLNDTPQSRAGSLPQVSGPTLDFAEVSLTLGRTTILDKVTFQVQPGSVHALVGPNGGGKSSLIKTLLGQMPHQGRLSLQWPGEPGTIGYVPQALEFDRGLPMTVDDFMAAMCQRRPAFLGLSKHYAAAIGEALERVGMQDKRKRRMGALSGGERQRVLLAQGLIPAPQLLVLDEPMSALDEAGIQVFERLLGDWRKSGITVLWIEHDLEAVGRLADRVTGLNRRVLFDATPKQALTPERLLTLFSTHPRSAA, from the coding sequence ATGACGGCTAAAGAAACTATCGGTTCGACCAACCCCGAATCCCCTGTGGGAGCGAGCCTGCTCGCGAAGGCGTCCAGTCAGCCGACATCATCGTTAAATGACACACCGCAATCGCGAGCAGGCTCGCTCCCACAGGTTTCGGGGCCAACCCTAGACTTTGCGGAGGTCAGCCTGACGCTGGGTCGCACGACGATCCTCGACAAGGTGACCTTCCAGGTGCAGCCCGGCAGCGTGCATGCGCTGGTCGGCCCCAACGGTGGCGGCAAGAGTTCGTTGATCAAGACCCTGCTCGGGCAGATGCCGCATCAGGGTCGCCTGAGCCTGCAATGGCCGGGTGAACCCGGGACCATCGGCTACGTGCCGCAAGCACTGGAATTCGATCGCGGGTTGCCGATGACCGTCGACGATTTCATGGCTGCCATGTGTCAACGGCGTCCGGCGTTTCTCGGTTTGAGCAAGCATTACGCGGCGGCGATTGGTGAGGCGTTGGAGCGGGTCGGCATGCAGGACAAGCGCAAGCGGCGCATGGGCGCGCTGTCCGGTGGCGAGCGTCAGCGCGTGTTGCTGGCGCAGGGGCTGATTCCGGCGCCGCAGTTGCTGGTGCTCGACGAGCCGATGTCGGCCCTCGATGAGGCGGGTATTCAGGTGTTTGAGCGGTTGCTGGGGGACTGGCGCAAGAGCGGCATCACTGTGCTGTGGATCGAGCACGACCTGGAAGCGGTCGGGCGTCTGGCGGATCGCGTCACCGGGCTCAATCGCCGGGTGCTGTTCGATGCCACACCGAAGCAGGCACTGACGCCCGAAAGATTGTTGACGCTGTTCTCCACCCATCCACGGAGCGCTGCCTGA
- a CDS encoding metal ABC transporter permease — MSYEAFRLMVQGWASSGYLPEALAYGFVVNALLAGLLIGPVLGGLGTLVVVKRFAFFSEAVGHAALTGVAIGILLGEPYTGPYGSLFGYCLLFGILLNYLRNRTGLAPDTLIGVFLSVSLALGASLLLILAGKINVHILENVLFGSVLTVNGNDLLVLAIVGSLVMALALPLYNRIMLASFNPQLAAVRGVAVKTLDYLFVILVTLITVAAVKVIGAILVGALLVIPAAAARLLSQSLKGFFWCSVLIATVSTLCGILAPIVFDLPMPSGAAIILVAGIAFALAAIARGVVPSLKGNLG, encoded by the coding sequence ATGAGTTACGAAGCCTTTCGTTTGATGGTTCAGGGTTGGGCATCTTCAGGTTATCTGCCTGAAGCGCTGGCCTATGGATTCGTGGTCAACGCCCTGCTCGCCGGGTTGCTGATCGGCCCGGTGCTGGGCGGTCTGGGCACGCTGGTGGTGGTCAAGCGCTTTGCGTTTTTCTCCGAAGCCGTGGGTCATGCCGCATTGACCGGCGTGGCCATCGGCATTCTGCTCGGCGAGCCCTACACCGGGCCGTATGGCAGCCTGTTCGGTTACTGCCTGTTGTTCGGCATTTTGCTCAACTACCTGCGCAACCGTACGGGTCTGGCGCCGGACACGCTGATCGGCGTGTTCCTGTCGGTGTCGTTGGCGCTGGGCGCGAGCCTGCTGCTGATTCTGGCGGGCAAGATCAACGTGCACATTCTGGAAAACGTGTTGTTCGGGTCGGTGCTGACAGTCAACGGCAACGATTTGCTGGTGTTGGCCATCGTCGGTTCGCTGGTCATGGCGCTGGCGTTGCCGCTTTACAACCGCATCATGCTCGCCAGTTTCAACCCGCAACTGGCGGCGGTGCGTGGCGTCGCGGTAAAGACCCTGGATTACCTGTTTGTGATTCTGGTGACGCTGATCACCGTGGCGGCGGTGAAAGTCATCGGTGCGATTCTGGTCGGTGCGTTGTTGGTGATTCCAGCAGCGGCGGCGCGCTTACTCAGCCAGTCGCTGAAGGGGTTCTTCTGGTGCTCGGTGTTGATCGCGACGGTCAGCACGCTGTGCGGAATTCTTGCACCGATTGTCTTCGACCTGCCTATGCCGTCCGGCGCCGCGATCATTCTGGTGGCCGGTATCGCCTTCGCCCTCGCCGCCATAGCGCGCGGTGTTGTCCCCAGTCTGAAAGGGAACCTTGGATAA